One Pseudoliparis swirei isolate HS2019 ecotype Mariana Trench chromosome 4, NWPU_hadal_v1, whole genome shotgun sequence genomic window carries:
- the LOC130193170 gene encoding annexin A2-like has product MAMVSEFLGQLTLSYGGEVEPKFPTVLPVRDFDPDKDAARIETAIKTKGVDEQTIIDILTRRNGEQRREIAFEYERIAKKDLSVALKGALSGPLEALVLGLMKSTAHYDASELNASIKGLGTDEETLIEIVCSRNNKELGEIKKVYREMFKKELEKDVAVDTSGDFAKLLLALVQTQRDEASNVVDYEKIDEDARALYEAGVKRKGTDVATWISIMAQRSAPHLQKVFQRYKSYSPYDMKESIQKEVKGDLEKSFLTLVECFENRQLYFANRLNEAMKGKGAKEKVVTRILVSRCEVDLMKIRTEFRRQHKRSLYQTLSEHTKGDYQNALLSLCGGDD; this is encoded by the exons ATGGCCATGGTGTCTGAGTTTCTGGGCCAGCTGACGCTGTCGTACGGAGGG GAAGTGGAGCCTAAATTCCCCACCGTGCTCCCGGTACGAGACTTCGACCCTGACAAAGACGCAGCCAGGATCGAGACGGCCATCAAGACTAAAG GAGTGGACGAACAGACCATCATCGACATCCTGACCCGCCGCAATGGGGAGCAGCGGAGAGAGATCGCCTTCGAGTACGAACGGATTGCAAAGAAG GATCTGTCGGTggccctgaagggggcgctgtCCGGCCCTCTTGAGGCTCTAGTGTTGGGTCTGATGAAGAGCACCGCTCACTACGACGCCTCCGAGCTCAACGCATCCATCAAG GGATTGGGGACGGACGAAGAAACCCTCATCGAGATCGTCTGTTCCAGAAATAACAAAGAACTGGGGGAGATCAAGAAGGTCTACAGGGAGA TGTTCAAGAAGGAGCTGGAGAAAGACGTCGCCGTAGACACATCGGGAGACTTCGCGAAGCTGCTGCTGGCGCTGGTTCAG ACCCAGAGGGACGAGGCCTCCAACGTGGTGGACTACGAGAAGATTGACGAGGACGCCAGA gcTCTGTATGAAGCcggggtgaagaggaagggcaCCGACGTGGCCACCTGGATCTCCATCATGGCCCAGAGGAGCGCCCCCCACCTGCAGAAAG TGTTCCAGCGCTACAAGAGCTACAGCCCCTACGACATGAAGGAGAGCAtccagaaggaggtgaagggggATCTGGAGAAGTCCTTCCTCACTCTGG TGGAGTGCTTTGAGAACCGCCAGCTGTACTTCGCCAACAGACTCAATGAAGCCATGAAG GGCAAAGGAGCCAAGGAGAAGGTGGTGACCCGGATCCTGGTCTCCCGCTGTGAAGTGGACCTCATGAAGATCAGAACCGAGTTCAGGAG